TCCCGATGTCGAAGAACTCACTGCTTTGAAGAATAAGGTGAAAGCCTCTTACGAGGAGAAAACCGATATCCGCTATGCCGCGGCCCGACTCTGGGTCGATCGCATCACTTTCCCCAAAGATACCCGGAAAGATCTCATCTCCGCACTGAACCTCGCGAATCTCCCGGTTACCGGCAGTTTCAAAACTGGCGTACTGCAGGTTTGACGTCCCGGTTTCGGACAAGCAGAAATTGCGTTTCCAAATAAAATTCCAAATTTCTCTCAAGTTCGTCGAACTGCTATAGCGGCCGATTTTGCTTCCGAGTATTACCCCGATTTGAAAAGAATTTTCTCTCGGGGATGGTCGAGTATGCTTTCGATCCGCAACCGGTTTTTCGGTCCCATTCTGATAATCCTGGTACTTTGTGCAAAGTCCGAAGCCGCAACCGATGCCACGGAGAAGACTCTTCGCGCCCTCCAGTTCGTGGATGTTCTGGAAGGCTGGGCGGTTGGCGACGACGGGGTGATTCTTCACAGCGTTGATGGAGGGATTCACTGGGAGCACCAGAAATCGGGCACCACGGCCTCCCTGCGGTCACTCCACTTCATCGACCCGACCACCGGTTGGGCCGTCGGCAGTCTGGAAAAACCGACCCGTTCGATCGGCGTGCTGCTGTTCACTCAGGACAGCGGCCGTACCTGGAAGATTCAAAGTCACGACAACCTGCCCGGCTTGAACTTCATTCGTTTCTGGGCCGATGGAACTGGCGTGGCGGCCGGACAGAACACCCTCTGGTGTCCCAGCGGCCTGCACGCAACTCGGGACAACGGCAAGACCTGGATCTCCCTTCCCGGGAGCGGTTCCAGCCCCGTCATTGCCGCCGATTTCAAAGATGCAAAAAACGGCATTCTGCTCCGCGCGGATGGGCAAATCGATTCTCTACGCGAAGGACAACTCCTCCCCGCCGAATACGATCCCCTGAAAGGCAAAAGAGCCCAGGCGGTAAAATTGATCGATCGCCAGGCGTTTGCCGTGGGGGAAGGCGACCTGATATTGCGGAGCTCCGATTCCGGAGGCTTACGCTGGGGTTATCTCACGAATCCCACTCTGAAAAAAGCTTCGCCCGATGTCGATTGGAGATCGTTAGCGCAATCGGGCAACCACCTCTGGGTGGCCGGTTCCCCCGGTTCCATCGTTCTTCATAGTCCGGATCTCGGCAAAAACTGGGAAGTGCAGCGATTGCAGCTTTCTACGCCGCTGCGTGCCCTCCATTTTTTCGATGAGAACTTCGGCTGGGCCGTGGGTGAGTTCGGTTGCATTCACAAGACCGTCGATGGGGGAAAAACCTGGAAGGCGATGACACCGCGAAAACGCCCCGCCGTGTTGATCCATTCCGAAAGTGACGAGGGCATCCGCTACGAACTGGTGACTCAGTTTGCCAAGGTCGAAGGGTACCGCACTGCAATCCTGCGGAAAACTACCGCTCAAAAAGCGTCTTGCGAATGGGAAGCGTGGAACTACGCCGGCGGACATGGCTGGGAAAACCGCACGACACCGCTGACGGAACGCGAGGCCGTATTGGCTTTGCGCACCTGGCAGCCCGACGTAACGATTCAGCAGGACGCTTCCGAATCTTTAAATCCCGCCGATGGGATCTGGAAAGATGCCTATGAGAAAGCCTTCGATCCAACGGCCTATCCGGAACAACTGGACCTACTCAACTTGAAGCCCTGGGCTCCGTGGCGGCATTTCCATCGGGAGACCGGTTCCAAAGTATTTGCTCTGGATCCGCACTGTCAGGAATTCTCGGAACGCCTGCAAGGTTCGGCCTGGGAGTACGTTGAAGAAGCCTATTCCGCTGCCAATCAGCAACGCCCTCTGGAGGGGAGTTGCAAGCTCCAGATGCAGTGGAGCCGCGGCGAAAATCCTTCCCCACGCGATTTGCTAGACGGCCTTCCCCATCATGCCGAAACTCGCATGAATCTGGAAAACCTGGTGACCTCCGAAAAAACAGTATTGTCCAAACAACTCTTTCGGGAACGGCAAATCATCCAAACGGTTGCCTCCCAGACCAATTCCTTCGCCAATCCCGATTCGCTGGTAGTGCAGGTCAAACCACTCCTGAGTAAGATGCCCGCCGGACTGGCCGCCCGCAGTTGTTTCAATCTCGGCCATCAGATGGCTTCTCAAGGACAATGGCCGCAGGCTAAGGAAATATTTCAAATTGTTCTGCGCGATTACCCCGAGGATCCCCTGGCGCTGGAAGCGCTTCGCTGGATGATCCAGTACCACAGCAGCAGCGAATGCCGACGCCGGGTGGAAATCCAAAATCACATGATTCAGGAACAGATCAAAGCCGAAACGCTGGTCGCGAGCCAGGATACCAACCGGTTCGTGCAGCAGAGGGATGTCAGCCTGATTCGACGAGCCGAGGACAATCGTAACTGGCACATGCCTGCCCTGGAGCTGATGAAAAAATTCCCCACTCTCAATTCGAGTACCCAGACCGATCCCAGTCTGGAAATTTGCCTCGCGGCCGCCCAGAGAAATCTCGGGGAAATTGACCAGGCTACGAAGTACATGCAGAAATTGGTCAGCGAACTGCCTAAGGGACGAAGCGAGCTTCGAGCTCTCAAAGGGGTCGATCCCTGGAAAGACATCCTTCTGAGCGAACTCTGGCTGATGAATCGCGCCGATGGTCTGGGGAATCCCAAATTGGTCGGCGTTGCCCGGCGGGCGGCCGCTCGACCCAAGCTGGATGGGATTTTCGACGATGAGTGCTGGAAGGACGTTGTGCCGTTAAAACTCAAGCCGGTTCAAGCTCAAGGCATCAGCAGCGGTTGCGCCACGCTCCGCGTTCGCTTCGATAGCGATTTCCTTTATCTTGCCATGGAATGCCCTCACGACGAAGGGAAGCCGATCCCCAAATTGTCGCGCCGGACGCGGGACATGAATCTGCAGGGACAGGATCGCGTCGCTCTTTTCTTCGATCTCGACCGCGATTATCAAACGTTTTTCCGGTTCGAATTCGACGCCCGGGGAGCCGTTCGAGACGATTGCTGGGGAGACAGTACTTGGAATCCCAAATGGTTTGTGGCAATGAATTCTGATGAATCCCATTGGCGGGCTGAAATCGCGATTCCTTTGGTAGAGTTAACCAACGATTCGTCACTGCCTGGAAAAATCTGGGCATTTAACGTGATTCGAACCAAGAAATCGGGAGAGAAAGAAGCCTGGAGTCTGCGGAACGGGAAAGAGCCGGAACTGGTCGATCTGGGACTCCTGCAGTTTCTGGAACAGCCCCAGCCAAAATAAATTTATTTTTTCTCGGCGAGGTCTCGAATGAACTTCTCGACCTCGGCCTCTTTATTCTTATTGTCGAAAGTTTTAACCAATTTGCCCAATCTATTGAAAACGTGCATCTGGGGAGGAACTGTGACGTCGATGCGTTTGGAACCCTCTTGAATATTCTCTTCGCTATCCACCAGTATGAAATTTGGAATGAGTGCTTTTTGTTTTGTCAGAAATTCCAGAACCGCTTTTTCGTTCTCCGCTTCATCCCGGCTGACCGTCATGAAGACCACGCCGAGTTTAGCTAAATCCTTGTTCATCTGCATAATTGAAGGGAATTTCTTCTTGCAGGGAATGCAGAATTCGCCCCAAACATCCACAATGACGACCTGACCTTTGTAGCCAGCCACCGCCTTCTCGAATTGCTCGAAAGTCACCTTCTCCAGCTTGGGAGCAGGCTCCTTGGATTCGACGGAGTGCTTTTCCGGGACTGGGGTTTCTACCGGCGCAGAGCTGCAGGCAAGACCTAAGCTCATGAGCACAAAGATTGTCAAGTACCACCACATGGCTTCATCCCTCTCTCCTTCAATTTTTACAGTGGAATCGGGGGAACCTTTCAGTTCATACTATTCATCGAGTTTGGATGATCGTAAACTGATAGAAGGAAAATACTCACATTGTCAGCAATTAGAGCGTAACAGACGGAACTATGGCTGAAACTAGTCGGATTCGGAATTTTTCGATCATTGCCCATATAGATCATGGCAAAAGCACTCTCGCGGACCAACTGCTGCTGAAAACCGGCACGATATCCGAACGGGACTTCCGAAATCAGCTTTTGGATGGCATGGATCTAGAGCGGGAGCGGGGCATCACCATTCAGATGCACCCGGTAACCATCTATTACACCCGTCAGGACCAGGTTTATGAACTCAATCTCATCGACACGCCCGGACACGTCGATTTCGGTTATGAAGTTTCCCGTAGCTTAGCGGCTTGTGAAGGGGCTATTCTTCTCGTCGATGCTTTTCAGGGGGTACAAGCTCAGACCGTCGCCACCGCTTTTCTGGCGATGGAAAATAATCTTACTATCGTTCCGGTTTTGAACAAGATCGATTTACCGACCGCCCGACCCGAGCCGATTATCGAAGAAATGGAAACCGCCGTCGGCACCAAGGCCGAGGATGTACTCAAGTGCAGTGCGAAATCGGGACTCGGCATCATGGAGGTCCTCGACGCCATTGTAGATCGCGTCCCGGCACCTTCCGGTAAACAGGACAATCCACTGAAAGCCCTGATCTACAACAGCCACTTCGACCCTTATAAGGGAGTGGTGGTCTACTGCCGCTTATTTGAAGGCACGATCAAAACCGGTCAGAAAATCAAGTTGATGCGCGGTAACACGACTTACGTGGTGATGGAAGTCGGCCAGTTCCGACCCAAGATGCAGCCGTGCGATACGCTCATCGCCGGGCAAGTCGGTTATTTCATGGCGCAAATCAAATTGATCACTGATGTCCACGTCGGCGATACGGTAACCGATTCGGAAAATCCGACGGAAACCGCGCTGCCGGGCTATAAAGAGCCGCAGCCAATGGTCTATTCGGGTCTCTACCCGATCAACAACAACGACTTCGAAACGCTACGCGAAGCTCTTTCTCGCCTGAAGCTCAATGATTCCAGTTTCACCTTCGAACCCGAAAGCAGCGATGGTCTCGGATTCGGATTCCGCTGCGGCTTCCTCGGTCTGCTGCATCGCGAAATTATCGGTCAACGCCTGGAGCGCGATTGTGAAATCGACCTGATCCACACTTCGCCCAACGTGACCTATGAGATTCTGACCCGAAACGGGCAGACGATTCTGATTAAAACGCCCCAGGATGTTCCCGATGCCGGGCAGATCGAGGAGTTTCGCGAACCGATCGTGAAGATCAATTTCCTAGTTCCGACCAGCAACATTGGCGACATCATGACGCTTTGTGCGGAGCGCAGAGGATTCTACTGCCGAACTGAATACCTCAGTACCACCCGAGCGATTCTCACTTACGAGATACCTTTAGCGGATGTCATCTACGATCTTTACGACAAGCTGAAATCGGTTACCCGCGGCTACGGTACCATGGATTACGAAATGCTCGGTTATCGGCCTGCCGATCTCGTCCGGCTGGACGTACTGGTCCATAATCAGAGAGTCGATGCCCTTTCGGTCATCGTGCATCGCACCACGGCCGAGCGCCGCGGCCGCAAACTGATCTCCAAACTGCGGGAAAAGATCGATCGACATTTGTTCGAAATCGCACTGCAGGCGGCCATTGGTACGCGGGTCATTGCCCGGGAAACCATCAAGGCGATGCGTAAGGATGTGACCGCGAAGTGCTACGGCGGCGACATCAGCCGTAAACGCAAACTGCTGTCGCGGCAGGCTGAAGGCAAGAAGCGGATGAAAATGGTCGGTCAGGTCGATATCCCCCAGGAAGCGTTTCTGGCGGTATTGGAATCGGACGATTGAAATAATCTCACCCAGGGTTTATCGAGCAAGCGCTTGTCCTCCCCGACATCAGCACCCGATATCGACAGTTCGCCGCCCAACCACTCCCGGCGGTTGGCGGAGCTTTTCGTTCTGTTCATCATCACCATCATTTTCCTGCGGATTATTGTGATCGAGCCCTACGGGATACCGACGGGCAGCATGGCTCCCACGCTCCTGGGCAATCACAAACAAATGTTCTGCCCGCGCTGCGGTCATCGAATTGAAATCGGGGACTCCGCCGCCGATCTGCATTCTTTCTGCGTCAACTGCGGCATCACGGCACTCGACTACGATAGCGCCAAGCCGATCCTCGGCGATCGGGTCATGGTCAACAAAACCCTCTATTTTTTCCGCAATCCCCATCGCTGGGAAGTGGCGGTGTTCCAATGCCCCAGCGACTA
The genomic region above belongs to Telmatocola sphagniphila and contains:
- a CDS encoding YCF48-related protein, with product MLSIRNRFFGPILIILVLCAKSEAATDATEKTLRALQFVDVLEGWAVGDDGVILHSVDGGIHWEHQKSGTTASLRSLHFIDPTTGWAVGSLEKPTRSIGVLLFTQDSGRTWKIQSHDNLPGLNFIRFWADGTGVAAGQNTLWCPSGLHATRDNGKTWISLPGSGSSPVIAADFKDAKNGILLRADGQIDSLREGQLLPAEYDPLKGKRAQAVKLIDRQAFAVGEGDLILRSSDSGGLRWGYLTNPTLKKASPDVDWRSLAQSGNHLWVAGSPGSIVLHSPDLGKNWEVQRLQLSTPLRALHFFDENFGWAVGEFGCIHKTVDGGKTWKAMTPRKRPAVLIHSESDEGIRYELVTQFAKVEGYRTAILRKTTAQKASCEWEAWNYAGGHGWENRTTPLTEREAVLALRTWQPDVTIQQDASESLNPADGIWKDAYEKAFDPTAYPEQLDLLNLKPWAPWRHFHRETGSKVFALDPHCQEFSERLQGSAWEYVEEAYSAANQQRPLEGSCKLQMQWSRGENPSPRDLLDGLPHHAETRMNLENLVTSEKTVLSKQLFRERQIIQTVASQTNSFANPDSLVVQVKPLLSKMPAGLAARSCFNLGHQMASQGQWPQAKEIFQIVLRDYPEDPLALEALRWMIQYHSSSECRRRVEIQNHMIQEQIKAETLVASQDTNRFVQQRDVSLIRRAEDNRNWHMPALELMKKFPTLNSSTQTDPSLEICLAAAQRNLGEIDQATKYMQKLVSELPKGRSELRALKGVDPWKDILLSELWLMNRADGLGNPKLVGVARRAAARPKLDGIFDDECWKDVVPLKLKPVQAQGISSGCATLRVRFDSDFLYLAMECPHDEGKPIPKLSRRTRDMNLQGQDRVALFFDLDRDYQTFFRFEFDARGAVRDDCWGDSTWNPKWFVAMNSDESHWRAEIAIPLVELTNDSSLPGKIWAFNVIRTKKSGEKEAWSLRNGKEPELVDLGLLQFLEQPQPK
- a CDS encoding TlpA family protein disulfide reductase, with the protein product MWWYLTIFVLMSLGLACSSAPVETPVPEKHSVESKEPAPKLEKVTFEQFEKAVAGYKGQVVIVDVWGEFCIPCKKKFPSIMQMNKDLAKLGVVFMTVSRDEAENEKAVLEFLTKQKALIPNFILVDSEENIQEGSKRIDVTVPPQMHVFNRLGKLVKTFDNKNKEAEVEKFIRDLAEKK
- the lepA gene encoding translation elongation factor 4, translating into MAETSRIRNFSIIAHIDHGKSTLADQLLLKTGTISERDFRNQLLDGMDLERERGITIQMHPVTIYYTRQDQVYELNLIDTPGHVDFGYEVSRSLAACEGAILLVDAFQGVQAQTVATAFLAMENNLTIVPVLNKIDLPTARPEPIIEEMETAVGTKAEDVLKCSAKSGLGIMEVLDAIVDRVPAPSGKQDNPLKALIYNSHFDPYKGVVVYCRLFEGTIKTGQKIKLMRGNTTYVVMEVGQFRPKMQPCDTLIAGQVGYFMAQIKLITDVHVGDTVTDSENPTETALPGYKEPQPMVYSGLYPINNNDFETLREALSRLKLNDSSFTFEPESSDGLGFGFRCGFLGLLHREIIGQRLERDCEIDLIHTSPNVTYEILTRNGQTILIKTPQDVPDAGQIEEFREPIVKINFLVPTSNIGDIMTLCAERRGFYCRTEYLSTTRAILTYEIPLADVIYDLYDKLKSVTRGYGTMDYEMLGYRPADLVRLDVLVHNQRVDALSVIVHRTTAERRGRKLISKLREKIDRHLFEIALQAAIGTRVIARETIKAMRKDVTAKCYGGDISRKRKLLSRQAEGKKRMKMVGQVDIPQEAFLAVLESDD